The proteins below are encoded in one region of Syntrophotalea carbinolica DSM 2380:
- a CDS encoding NADH-ubiquinone oxidoreductase-F iron-sulfur binding region domain-containing protein: MATQLRIATRNSGFIDPESVESYIAVGGYQALGKCLSKMKPADVIELMKNSGLRGRGGAGFPTGVKWGFAAKYESDIKHVVCNADEGDPGAFMDRAVLEGDPHSVLEAMAIGAYAIGGNKGTIYIRAEYPLAIARLKMAIEQAKEMGVLGDNIMGTDFCFDLELKYGAGAFVCGEETALINSMEGNRGEPYTKPPFPAEAGYWNKPTIVNNVETLANIPAIIMKGADWFNKIGTETSKGTKVFCICGKIANVGLIEVPMGTTLKEVIYDIGGGIPGGKEFKAVQTGGPSGGALTYKDLDAPIDYENLVARQSMMGSGGMIVMDEEDCMVSVAKFFLDFTMDETCGKCTPCRIGSKRIYELLDKITIGQGTEEDLEKLRSLSVNIKDTALCGLGQTMPNPVLSTMRVFEDEYRAHVIDKKCPAGVCAELLEYTVVDQKCVGCTLCAKVCPVNCISGKPKEVHVIDQAACIKCGACLDKCKFDAIIKQ, encoded by the coding sequence TAGAATAGCCACCCGCAACAGCGGGTTTATCGATCCGGAATCCGTCGAGTCTTACATTGCCGTCGGCGGCTACCAGGCTCTGGGCAAATGCCTGTCCAAAATGAAGCCTGCCGACGTTATCGAACTGATGAAAAACAGCGGTCTGCGCGGCCGTGGCGGCGCAGGTTTCCCCACCGGTGTAAAATGGGGTTTTGCCGCCAAGTACGAGTCCGACATCAAGCATGTCGTATGTAACGCCGACGAAGGTGACCCGGGGGCATTCATGGACCGCGCGGTTCTCGAAGGCGACCCGCACAGCGTTCTCGAAGCTATGGCCATTGGCGCTTACGCCATCGGCGGCAACAAAGGCACCATCTACATCCGTGCCGAGTACCCGCTGGCCATTGCCCGTCTGAAAATGGCCATCGAGCAGGCCAAGGAAATGGGCGTGCTGGGCGACAACATCATGGGCACCGATTTCTGTTTCGACCTCGAGTTGAAATACGGCGCCGGTGCGTTTGTCTGTGGCGAGGAAACCGCCCTGATCAACTCCATGGAAGGTAACCGCGGCGAGCCTTACACCAAGCCTCCTTTCCCTGCTGAAGCCGGTTACTGGAACAAGCCGACCATCGTGAACAACGTCGAGACCCTGGCCAACATCCCGGCCATCATCATGAAGGGCGCTGACTGGTTCAACAAGATCGGTACCGAAACTTCCAAGGGCACCAAGGTTTTCTGTATCTGCGGTAAGATCGCCAATGTCGGTCTGATCGAGGTTCCCATGGGAACCACCCTGAAAGAAGTTATCTACGATATCGGCGGCGGTATCCCCGGCGGCAAGGAATTTAAAGCCGTTCAGACCGGTGGACCTTCCGGCGGTGCTTTGACCTACAAAGACCTCGATGCTCCTATCGACTACGAAAACCTCGTGGCACGCCAGTCGATGATGGGTTCCGGCGGCATGATCGTCATGGACGAAGAAGACTGCATGGTGTCGGTTGCCAAGTTCTTCCTCGACTTCACCATGGACGAAACCTGCGGCAAATGTACGCCCTGCCGGATCGGCTCCAAGCGTATCTACGAACTGCTTGACAAAATCACCATCGGTCAGGGTACCGAGGAAGATCTGGAAAAACTGCGCAGCCTGTCGGTGAACATCAAGGACACCGCTCTGTGTGGCCTGGGCCAGACCATGCCTAACCCGGTATTGTCGACCATGCGCGTGTTCGAAGACGAGTACCGCGCGCACGTCATCGACAAGAAATGTCCTGCCGGCGTTTGCGCCGAACTGCTCGAATACACTGTTGTGGACCAGAAGTGCGTTGGCTGTACCCTGTGCGCCAAAGTCTGCCCGGTTAACTGCATCAGCGGTAAGCCGAAAGAAGTCCATGTCATCGACCAGGCTGCATGTATCAAGTGCGGCGCATGTCTGGACAAGTGTAAGTTCGACGCCATCATCAAACAGTAA
- a CDS encoding NADH-dependent [FeFe] hydrogenase, group A6 produces MSMMNITIDGKATQVPAGSTILDAAKKLDVHIPTLCFLQMDEMKFNNMTASCRICVVEVEKRRNLAPACATPVMDGMVVKTNTIRVLNARRSVLELMLSDHPKDCLVCAKSGNCELQDLAEAFDIREIGVSGAMSTYRRDASPAIIRDMDKCILCRRCETMCNDVQTCGILSGVDRGFNAVVAPPFEMNLEDSACTFCGQCAAVCPVGALVERDHTWDVVTALADPEKVTVVQTAPAVRAALGEEFGIEAGTSVTGKMVAALRQIGFDHVFDTDFAADLTIMEEGSEFLDRLTRHLDGDTSVKLPIMTSCCPAWVKFFEHQFPDLLDVPSTAKSPMQMFGAVAKSYYAELLGIPREKMVVVSIMPCLAKKYECSRPEFMVDGNPDVDITLSTRELARLIKLMNIEFNALPDEDFDAPLGYSTGAAVIFGVTGGVIEAALRTAYELHTGEKLDKVDFEDVRGMDGVKSAKVQVGSHTLNIGVAHKLGNARKLLEEIREGKSQYHAIEIMSCPGGCIGGGGQPYHHGDVELLKKRTAAIYDEDLAKPERKSHENPYIVELYEKYLGKPLSEKAHHLLHTHYFKRSKF; encoded by the coding sequence ATGTCTATGATGAATATAACCATCGATGGTAAAGCTACTCAGGTGCCGGCGGGTAGCACCATACTGGACGCGGCCAAAAAGCTTGACGTCCACATCCCCACCCTGTGTTTCCTGCAGATGGACGAAATGAAATTCAACAACATGACGGCTTCCTGCCGTATCTGTGTTGTTGAAGTGGAAAAACGCCGCAATCTGGCTCCCGCTTGCGCTACTCCGGTCATGGACGGCATGGTTGTCAAAACCAACACCATCCGCGTTCTCAATGCCCGTCGCAGCGTTCTCGAGCTGATGCTTTCCGACCATCCCAAGGACTGCCTGGTATGCGCCAAGTCCGGCAACTGCGAACTGCAGGATCTGGCCGAAGCTTTCGATATTCGCGAAATCGGCGTTTCAGGAGCCATGTCCACCTATCGCCGGGACGCATCCCCGGCCATCATCCGCGATATGGACAAATGTATCCTGTGCCGTCGCTGCGAAACCATGTGTAACGATGTTCAGACTTGCGGCATTCTTTCAGGTGTAGACAGGGGGTTTAATGCCGTGGTCGCTCCTCCGTTTGAGATGAATCTGGAAGATTCCGCCTGTACCTTCTGCGGGCAATGTGCGGCCGTTTGTCCGGTAGGCGCACTTGTTGAGCGTGATCATACTTGGGATGTCGTTACCGCTCTTGCTGATCCTGAAAAAGTAACCGTGGTGCAGACGGCACCGGCAGTACGGGCCGCCCTTGGGGAGGAGTTTGGAATCGAAGCCGGAACTTCCGTGACCGGAAAGATGGTTGCGGCATTACGGCAAATAGGTTTCGACCACGTATTCGACACCGACTTCGCGGCCGACCTCACTATCATGGAAGAAGGTTCCGAATTCCTCGATCGTTTGACGCGGCATCTCGATGGCGACACGTCAGTCAAGTTGCCCATCATGACTTCGTGCTGCCCTGCGTGGGTAAAGTTTTTCGAGCATCAATTCCCCGACCTCCTCGATGTTCCTTCGACCGCTAAATCGCCGATGCAGATGTTCGGTGCCGTCGCCAAGTCTTATTACGCAGAACTTCTCGGTATCCCCCGCGAAAAGATGGTTGTGGTCTCGATCATGCCTTGCCTTGCCAAAAAATACGAATGTTCCCGGCCGGAATTTATGGTCGATGGGAATCCTGACGTGGATATTACCCTTTCGACCCGTGAGTTGGCGCGTTTGATTAAACTGATGAATATCGAATTCAACGCCTTGCCCGATGAGGATTTTGATGCTCCTCTGGGCTATTCGACCGGTGCTGCCGTCATTTTCGGTGTTACCGGCGGCGTTATCGAAGCCGCCTTGCGAACCGCCTATGAACTGCATACGGGAGAAAAACTGGACAAAGTAGACTTTGAAGATGTTCGCGGCATGGATGGCGTTAAATCCGCGAAGGTACAGGTTGGCTCTCATACCTTGAACATAGGCGTTGCACATAAACTCGGAAATGCACGGAAACTTCTCGAAGAAATCCGGGAAGGCAAGTCCCAATATCATGCGATTGAAATCATGTCGTGCCCGGGTGGGTGTATCGGCGGTGGCGGCCAACCTTACCACCATGGCGATGTCGAACTCCTCAAAAAGCGTACGGCGGCGATCTATGACGAGGATTTGGCCAAACCGGAAAGAAAGTCCCACGAAAACCCCTATATCGTTGAACTGTATGAAAAGTATCTGGGGAAACCGCTCAGTGAAAAAGCGCACCACTTACTGCATACCCATTATTTCAAGAGATCCAAGTTTTAG